In Leptospira stimsonii, one DNA window encodes the following:
- a CDS encoding TetR/AcrR family transcriptional regulator, whose amino-acid sequence MLELNQKTRYPNSNQGKVTHPRSRIPLQERSQQRVAIVLETAEKILEKIGPEETSIPEIAKVSGVPRASIYQFFPDKYALFTHLAEKHLAKVGEILAVKGAKNSKIPWEKLVGVLVNAASDYYDSTPVASILVLGGPFSRNAYLAQEITIDHIGAGVRVQLANLDSPLILPKKPDVATLGVEIAFACMKRGYYLENKISKIMREQAVSAVIAYFQNWK is encoded by the coding sequence ATGTTAGAGCTAAATCAGAAAACAAGATATCCAAATTCGAATCAAGGGAAAGTAACTCATCCGAGATCCAGAATTCCACTTCAAGAACGTTCTCAACAAAGAGTAGCGATCGTTTTAGAAACCGCGGAGAAGATTCTGGAAAAGATCGGTCCGGAAGAAACGTCTATTCCTGAGATCGCGAAAGTTTCGGGAGTACCAAGGGCGAGTATCTACCAATTTTTTCCGGACAAATACGCGCTTTTTACCCACCTCGCTGAAAAACATCTCGCAAAGGTAGGTGAGATCTTAGCCGTAAAAGGTGCGAAGAATTCTAAAATTCCTTGGGAAAAATTAGTAGGAGTTTTGGTAAACGCCGCCTCGGATTATTACGATTCTACTCCCGTCGCCAGCATACTCGTGTTAGGTGGTCCCTTCAGTCGAAACGCTTATTTAGCGCAGGAGATTACGATCGACCATATCGGCGCGGGAGTTCGTGTTCAACTCGCGAATCTGGATTCTCCTTTGATTCTTCCTAAAAAACCCGATGTTGCAACGCTCGGAGTAGAAATCGCCTTCGCTTGTATGAAAAGAGGTTATTATCTGGAGAATAAAATTTCGAAGATAATGAGAGAACAAGCCGTGAGTGCGGTCATCGCCTATTTTCAAAACTGGAAGTAG
- a CDS encoding flavin-containing monooxygenase: MKPNIKVCVVGAGPSGITAAKNCVQYGLDVVVFEKNDKVGGNWVFNSKTGHSSVYENTHIISSKVWSEYEDYPMPEDYPEYPNHKQLQAYFESYSKHFGVYKKIRFNHTIQKITRMEDGNWKVDYLDASKKKKTEIFDVLMVANGHHWNPKYPEYPGKFTGKFIHSHDFKGVTNEWKGKDVLVIGAGNSACDVAVESARVANSVKLSMRSPQWFFPKFLFGMPSDVFAALTPSWIPAKIKQFTLTKLLHILQGPYKNYGLPENTTLALSHHPTLNSDLLDFIRHGRIKPRPAIKALHGKEVEFVNGVRERFDIICACTGFWTTFPFFDKSFIDFQYEEKIPLFRKMMHNDYKNLYFIGLFQPVGCIWPMADYQAKLACMEILGKYERPKDLKAAIKYEIEHPHFSFGGGQRHAVEVDYHAFRKELKTELLKAGIDIGKPPGGNKKLYKKFTKVAS; the protein is encoded by the coding sequence ATGAAGCCGAATATCAAAGTCTGCGTAGTCGGTGCGGGACCAAGCGGAATCACCGCCGCGAAGAACTGCGTTCAATACGGATTAGACGTGGTCGTATTTGAGAAAAACGATAAGGTCGGAGGGAATTGGGTTTTCAACTCCAAGACGGGACATTCCAGCGTTTACGAAAATACGCATATCATCAGTTCCAAGGTCTGGTCCGAATATGAAGACTATCCGATGCCTGAAGATTATCCCGAATATCCGAATCACAAACAGCTACAAGCCTATTTCGAATCTTATTCGAAACACTTCGGAGTTTATAAAAAAATTCGATTCAATCATACGATTCAAAAAATCACAAGAATGGAAGACGGAAATTGGAAGGTGGATTATCTAGACGCCTCCAAAAAAAAGAAAACGGAAATTTTCGACGTACTGATGGTTGCCAACGGTCATCACTGGAATCCGAAATATCCGGAATATCCCGGAAAGTTTACCGGAAAATTCATCCACTCCCATGACTTCAAAGGAGTGACGAACGAATGGAAAGGTAAGGATGTTCTTGTGATCGGAGCCGGTAATTCAGCGTGCGATGTCGCGGTCGAGTCCGCGCGTGTCGCGAACAGCGTGAAATTATCGATGAGAAGTCCGCAGTGGTTCTTTCCGAAATTTCTCTTTGGAATGCCTTCGGATGTTTTTGCCGCGTTGACTCCGAGTTGGATTCCCGCAAAGATCAAACAGTTTACTCTGACCAAACTTCTACACATTCTTCAAGGACCTTATAAGAATTACGGTCTTCCGGAAAACACGACCCTGGCTCTCAGTCATCACCCGACGTTGAACTCGGATCTTTTAGATTTCATTCGTCATGGAAGAATCAAACCTCGACCTGCGATCAAAGCTCTTCACGGAAAGGAAGTCGAGTTTGTAAACGGAGTGAGAGAACGTTTCGACATCATCTGCGCTTGCACGGGATTTTGGACGACGTTTCCGTTCTTTGATAAGTCGTTTATCGATTTTCAATACGAGGAAAAAATTCCTCTCTTTCGAAAGATGATGCACAACGATTATAAGAATCTCTATTTTATAGGACTCTTTCAGCCGGTCGGTTGTATTTGGCCCATGGCGGACTATCAGGCGAAGCTCGCGTGTATGGAAATATTAGGAAAGTATGAAAGACCAAAGGACCTAAAGGCGGCGATAAAATACGAGATCGAACATCCTCATTTTTCGTTCGGTGGAGGACAACGTCACGCGGTGGAAGTCGATTATCATGCTTTCCGAAAAGAATTGAAAACGGAACTTTTGAAAGCGGGGATCGATATCGGAAAACCACCGGGCGGAAATAAGAAGTTATATAAGAAGTTTACGAAAGTCGCAAGTTGA
- a CDS encoding cupin domain-containing protein, producing the protein MKKRTTILTLSILLAYILIGNFLHRFAFAEAEPDLSFYPAKGEMIENRFANEKIVFVTPGRDTNGKYSENDLYLQAKGAVPKPHRHADLEETFTILKGNLSLIKGDKKYDLKEGDSITVPKGEAHHPENKSDALVIVRVRATPAGKHDLMLAQVHGFFTEKETPRGKVEWILQAMLYSVYYETYMAELPIGFQKFLSFLISPVARLLGYKSWYPEYSLKWKRSEE; encoded by the coding sequence ATGAAAAAACGGACAACCATTCTAACTTTATCCATATTACTTGCTTACATCCTAATCGGAAACTTTTTACATCGCTTTGCATTTGCCGAAGCGGAACCGGATCTTTCATTCTATCCCGCAAAGGGAGAAATGATTGAGAATCGCTTTGCGAACGAAAAGATCGTATTCGTAACACCCGGTCGGGATACGAACGGAAAATATTCCGAAAACGATTTGTATCTACAAGCCAAAGGTGCCGTACCAAAACCGCACAGACATGCCGATTTAGAAGAAACGTTCACGATCCTAAAAGGAAATCTCAGTTTGATCAAAGGAGACAAAAAATACGATCTGAAAGAAGGAGATTCGATCACAGTTCCGAAAGGAGAAGCGCATCATCCTGAAAATAAAAGCGACGCGCTTGTAATCGTAAGAGTCAGGGCGACTCCCGCAGGCAAACACGACCTAATGCTTGCGCAAGTGCACGGCTTTTTTACCGAAAAAGAAACTCCGAGAGGCAAGGTAGAATGGATATTGCAAGCGATGCTTTACTCGGTATATTATGAAACCTATATGGCGGAACTTCCAATCGGATTTCAGAAATTTCTTTCCTTCTTAATCTCGCCGGTAGCACGGTTACTCGGATATAAGAGTTGGTATCCTGAATATTCTCTTAAATGGAAACGGAGCGAAGAATAA
- the recD gene encoding exodeoxyribonuclease V subunit alpha has product MDELFRSWTEKLKEDILLLSELESNQKTGTKRSEADSEVLLDILNELWKAGEEGNLCIPAQKEWKTFLKTKPPALILEKIGNEEWVYFEKTFRTKRELEILLQEIIRDTRQIKSNVEKAEKILKALEARSFNLKKGQVRSILSCLSSSFQIVSGGPGTGKTTVVAFLLEILNELGELPPPEEIALVAPTGRAAQRMTESIQENLKKISGTDQNPFLRGQTIHGLLSYKPSLGGFYYNAERYLPHRLIIVDEVSMVDINLMLSLFQALPKNHSFRLILIGDPNQLPSVEKGAVLSDFLSVLESKSGNYISKLDESNRQKRNSNGEVSKIVTLAEEILRYEPENLNLGTKIDDTFPKTKAIGEHSVYDSQVVWLQNASKSDPNTLTRDEVVEQLWEKFFLPQIYRISSWKIEDGKEFSDPDFISTFQSELGRFRCLTVFRNGYWGVESIQMKIMNLAAQDLYSRITSTPSQNLFPKRLAKRLYFIGLPILITQNDKSRKLFNGDIGIVLRMGNTGELRAVFPIDNRLYPFALDTLPVHEPAFVMSIHKSQGSEYDTILIYLPDNDESTDSNSHKLLNRQILYTGITRAKNQVILAGNPKTWEFGIENTQRRNTGFRMEVNR; this is encoded by the coding sequence ATGGACGAACTCTTCCGGTCATGGACGGAAAAATTAAAGGAAGACATTTTGCTTCTTTCCGAACTCGAATCAAACCAGAAAACGGGAACTAAACGTTCCGAAGCTGATTCAGAAGTTTTATTAGATATTTTGAATGAATTATGGAAGGCGGGGGAAGAGGGAAACCTTTGTATTCCAGCTCAAAAAGAATGGAAAACATTTCTTAAAACGAAGCCGCCCGCTCTTATTTTGGAGAAAATCGGAAACGAAGAATGGGTGTATTTCGAGAAAACGTTCCGAACCAAAAGGGAACTCGAAATTCTTCTCCAAGAAATCATCCGAGATACGAGACAAATCAAATCGAACGTCGAAAAAGCCGAAAAAATTCTGAAAGCACTGGAAGCCAGAAGTTTCAATCTGAAAAAGGGTCAGGTGCGTTCGATTCTCTCCTGTCTTTCTTCGTCCTTTCAAATCGTAAGCGGCGGCCCGGGAACGGGAAAAACAACCGTAGTCGCCTTCTTATTAGAAATCTTGAATGAACTTGGAGAACTCCCTCCTCCCGAGGAGATTGCACTCGTCGCGCCTACCGGAAGAGCGGCGCAAAGGATGACGGAGTCCATTCAGGAAAATTTAAAGAAAATATCGGGCACGGATCAAAATCCGTTTTTGAGGGGACAAACGATTCATGGTCTTCTTTCCTACAAACCCTCGTTAGGTGGGTTCTATTACAACGCGGAACGTTATCTTCCTCATCGGCTCATCATCGTGGACGAAGTCTCTATGGTGGATATAAATCTTATGCTGTCCCTTTTTCAAGCATTGCCGAAAAATCATTCTTTCCGATTGATTCTTATCGGAGATCCAAATCAGCTTCCGTCCGTTGAAAAAGGCGCCGTATTAAGCGACTTCCTTTCCGTTTTGGAGTCGAAAAGCGGGAATTATATTTCCAAATTAGATGAGAGCAATCGTCAAAAAAGAAATTCAAATGGTGAAGTCTCTAAGATAGTGACTCTCGCAGAAGAAATTCTAAGATACGAACCTGAAAACCTAAATCTCGGAACAAAAATCGACGACACTTTCCCGAAGACGAAAGCGATCGGAGAACATTCGGTGTATGATAGCCAAGTAGTCTGGCTACAAAACGCTTCCAAATCGGATCCAAACACTTTAACACGCGATGAAGTTGTGGAACAACTCTGGGAAAAATTTTTCCTACCGCAAATATACAGAATCTCGTCTTGGAAGATCGAAGACGGAAAGGAATTTTCTGATCCCGATTTTATCAGCACCTTTCAAAGCGAACTCGGCAGATTCCGTTGTCTTACCGTTTTTAGAAACGGATACTGGGGAGTCGAATCGATTCAAATGAAGATTATGAATCTTGCCGCACAGGATCTTTATAGTAGAATCACTTCCACTCCGTCTCAAAATTTATTTCCAAAACGTTTGGCAAAACGTCTTTATTTTATCGGACTTCCGATTCTAATCACACAGAACGATAAGAGCAGAAAGTTATTCAATGGTGACATCGGAATCGTCCTCAGAATGGGGAACACCGGAGAACTTCGAGCCGTCTTCCCGATCGACAATCGCCTCTATCCCTTTGCATTGGATACACTTCCCGTACACGAACCGGCCTTCGTGATGAGCATTCACAAAAGTCAAGGTTCGGAATATGATACAATTCTAATTTATCTTCCTGACAACGACGAATCCACGGACTCAAATTCTCATAAATTACTCAATCGACAGATTCTTTATACTGGAATAACTCGCGCTAAAAATCAGGTTATCTTGGCCGGAAATCCTAAAACTTGGGAATTCGGTATCGAAAATACACAAAGAAGAAACACGGGATTTCGAATGGAAGTGAATCGATGA
- a CDS encoding ABC-F family ATP-binding cassette domain-containing protein: MIKITGLNKAFTTKVLFDDLSLTINRGERVGLVGRNGHGKSTLFQMILGNVEADSGTISVPKGYKIGHLQQHLHFTKPTVLEECALGLPEGEEYETWQVEKILSGLGFSEADMERNPSEFSGGYQIRMNLAKLLVSAPDMLMLDEPNNYLDIVTIRWLEEFLREWEGEIILVTHDRSFMDAVVTHTVAIHRTKAIKVQGDTEKLYNQINQAEEIYEKTRLNEAKKRKQEEIFIAKFKAKASFASRTQSRVKKLEKQGEMKALEQIQDMELYFNSAPFAASQMLSAEDLSFSYDGKEPFLIENFSISVGNRDRICIIGKNGKGKSTLLKMFAGENVPSRGTVKKHPILKEGYFGQTNKLNLNENATVVEEIMSSDKSCTEWQARNIAGGLMFSEDQALKKIKVLSGGEKSRVLLGKILVTPCHLLYLDEPTNHLDMQSCDSLIEAIDEFEGSVIMVTHNEMHLRAVATKLIVFDNDTIRIFDGSYEDFLNDVGWSDEEY, translated from the coding sequence ATGATTAAAATTACAGGCCTGAATAAGGCGTTTACTACGAAAGTTCTTTTTGACGATCTCAGTCTCACGATCAATCGCGGAGAAAGGGTCGGTCTTGTAGGTCGGAACGGTCACGGAAAATCCACTCTCTTTCAGATGATTCTCGGGAACGTGGAGGCGGATTCAGGAACCATCTCGGTTCCGAAAGGTTATAAGATCGGTCACCTCCAACAGCATCTTCATTTTACGAAACCTACGGTTTTGGAAGAATGCGCTCTTGGTCTTCCGGAAGGAGAAGAATACGAAACCTGGCAGGTTGAGAAAATTCTTTCCGGTCTCGGTTTTTCGGAAGCGGACATGGAACGCAATCCTTCCGAGTTTTCGGGAGGATATCAGATTCGTATGAATCTCGCAAAACTCCTCGTCTCGGCTCCCGATATGCTCATGCTCGACGAACCGAACAACTATCTGGACATTGTTACCATCCGTTGGCTCGAAGAATTCCTTAGGGAATGGGAAGGCGAAATCATATTAGTAACTCATGATAGAAGTTTTATGGATGCGGTCGTCACGCATACCGTAGCGATTCATAGAACTAAGGCGATCAAGGTCCAAGGTGATACGGAGAAACTCTACAATCAGATCAACCAAGCCGAAGAGATCTACGAAAAAACCCGCTTGAACGAAGCGAAAAAAAGAAAACAAGAAGAGATCTTCATCGCGAAGTTCAAAGCGAAAGCTAGTTTTGCGAGCCGCACTCAGTCCCGCGTAAAGAAGTTGGAAAAACAAGGCGAGATGAAAGCACTGGAACAAATTCAAGATATGGAATTGTATTTCAACAGCGCTCCTTTCGCCGCGAGTCAGATGCTTTCGGCGGAAGATCTTTCGTTTTCATACGATGGGAAAGAGCCTTTCTTGATCGAAAATTTTTCTATCAGCGTCGGAAATCGAGATCGGATTTGTATCATCGGGAAAAACGGAAAAGGGAAGTCCACGCTTCTCAAGATGTTCGCCGGAGAAAACGTTCCTTCTCGGGGAACGGTGAAAAAACATCCGATTCTCAAAGAAGGTTACTTCGGTCAGACCAACAAACTCAACTTAAACGAGAACGCAACCGTTGTAGAAGAGATCATGAGTTCCGATAAATCCTGCACCGAGTGGCAGGCGAGAAACATCGCGGGCGGTCTTATGTTTTCCGAAGATCAAGCTCTCAAAAAAATCAAGGTCTTGTCCGGTGGTGAAAAGAGCCGCGTTCTTTTGGGAAAAATTCTCGTGACTCCTTGTCATCTTCTTTATCTGGATGAGCCCACGAACCACTTGGATATGCAGTCTTGCGATTCTCTCATCGAAGCCATCGACGAATTCGAAGGCTCCGTGATCATGGTGACTCACAACGAAATGCACCTTCGGGCGGTCGCGACAAAGTTGATCGTCTTTGATAACGATACGATTCGAATCTTCGACGGTTCTTACGAGGATTTCTTGAACGATGTAGGTTGGTCCGACGAAGAATATTGA
- a CDS encoding ABC transporter ATP-binding protein has product MKRQSSIVSINHLSKSYSNGFQALKDVSLEIQEGEIIALLGPNGAGKTTLISIICGIVNPSEGSVHVAGKDILKDFRYTRSKIGLVPQELSVHAFESVWATVSFTRGLYGKAPNPGYIEKLLKSLSLWDKKDSTIITLSGGMKRRVLIAKALSHEPAVLFLDEPTAGVDVELRKDMWNIVRNLRESGVTIILTTHYIEEAEEIADRIGVMNKGELILVEDKKILMQKLGKKQMILDLSKNLKKIPSTLKTKGLELSKNGQQLVYTYDSHAKQTGISTLLQELKKAKIEFQDLNTTQSSLEEIFVQLVKESE; this is encoded by the coding sequence ATGAAACGGCAGTCCTCCATTGTTTCCATCAATCATCTATCGAAGTCTTATTCGAACGGATTCCAAGCGCTGAAAGACGTTTCCTTGGAAATTCAAGAAGGCGAAATTATCGCGCTTCTCGGACCCAACGGAGCCGGAAAGACCACTCTCATTTCCATCATCTGCGGAATCGTAAATCCTAGCGAAGGTTCTGTTCATGTCGCAGGAAAAGACATTCTCAAGGATTTTCGTTATACTCGTTCCAAGATCGGATTGGTTCCTCAAGAATTGAGCGTACACGCTTTTGAATCGGTTTGGGCGACGGTCAGCTTCACACGCGGACTTTACGGGAAAGCGCCTAACCCTGGTTATATTGAAAAACTTCTGAAATCCTTGTCGCTTTGGGACAAAAAGGACAGTACGATAATCACACTTTCCGGGGGAATGAAACGTAGAGTCCTCATTGCTAAGGCGCTTTCACACGAGCCGGCGGTTCTTTTTTTGGACGAACCTACTGCCGGCGTCGATGTAGAACTCAGAAAAGACATGTGGAATATCGTTCGAAATCTCCGGGAAAGTGGAGTTACGATCATTCTCACCACACACTACATCGAAGAAGCCGAAGAAATCGCGGATCGAATCGGAGTGATGAATAAGGGAGAATTGATCTTAGTAGAAGATAAGAAAATCCTAATGCAGAAACTCGGAAAAAAACAGATGATTTTGGATCTAAGCAAGAATCTCAAAAAAATTCCTTCTACCTTGAAAACCAAAGGCCTGGAGCTCTCCAAAAACGGACAACAACTCGTTTATACGTATGATTCTCACGCGAAACAGACGGGAATCTCGACTCTTCTTCAAGAATTAAAAAAAGCAAAGATCGAATTTCAAGACCTGAACACGACGCAGAGTTCATTGGAAGAAATTTTCGTTCAGTTAGTAAAGGAGTCAGAATGA
- a CDS encoding winged helix-turn-helix transcriptional regulator, whose protein sequence is MSTNFFSYYMKKVERSYGLNCPVAKTLDLIGERWTIMILRDFFTVSDVRRFIDFEKALDGITPALLSDRLKKLEKYGFITKSLYSESPPRMEYKLTAKGKSLGPILKALRAWGNANT, encoded by the coding sequence TTGTCAACAAACTTTTTTTCTTACTATATGAAGAAAGTGGAACGATCCTACGGATTGAATTGTCCAGTTGCCAAAACCTTGGATTTGATCGGAGAACGTTGGACGATTATGATTCTGAGAGATTTTTTTACGGTATCCGACGTTCGGCGTTTTATCGATTTTGAAAAAGCTTTGGACGGAATTACACCTGCACTTTTGTCCGATCGATTGAAAAAACTGGAGAAATACGGTTTTATTACGAAGAGCCTTTATTCCGAATCTCCGCCTCGGATGGAATATAAACTTACCGCGAAGGGTAAATCATTAGGTCCGATTCTCAAGGCTTTGCGCGCATGGGGAAACGCAAATACGTAA
- a CDS encoding carboxymuconolactone decarboxylase family protein: METRLNYAKVYPESLQAMLKMEDFAKQGGIDPVLYELIKIRASQINGCAYCIDMHTKDLRAMGEAEKRIYLLDAWREATFYSEREKAALELTEKITKISEEGVPEETYERVRKHFGEKEFVALIIVINTINSWNRIAISTRMLAY, encoded by the coding sequence ATGGAAACCAGATTGAATTACGCAAAAGTTTATCCTGAATCTTTACAAGCGATGTTAAAGATGGAGGACTTTGCGAAACAAGGCGGGATTGATCCGGTCCTCTACGAGCTGATTAAAATTCGTGCGTCCCAGATCAACGGTTGCGCGTATTGCATCGACATGCATACGAAAGATTTACGAGCGATGGGAGAAGCGGAAAAAAGAATCTATCTTTTGGACGCATGGAGAGAAGCAACGTTCTATTCCGAGAGAGAGAAGGCCGCGCTGGAATTGACCGAAAAGATCACCAAAATTTCGGAAGAAGGCGTTCCTGAGGAAACGTATGAGAGAGTGAGAAAACACTTCGGAGAAAAAGAATTCGTCGCTCTGATCATCGTGATCAATACGATCAATTCCTGGAATCGAATCGCGATCTCGACGAGAATGCTCGCCTATTGA
- a CDS encoding helix-turn-helix transcriptional regulator, whose protein sequence is MTKAFGNILRILRVASSMSQLELSVEAGVSTKHLSFLESGRSKPGRDVILKLCDVLKVSSTRKNALLLAGGFSPEFENTNFSDAKVIPILERMTQNLNPDPAFSTDANGKILNANLGTKFLLRSLNGFPIDCEGKNIFEIAFGPSGFGPYLYNYESLSMRLLTCKLMQEILSEAEEVVPKKETEARFDDSDTTDLVLQFEHKNGILSFDFLQLTVGHPFDVNAESLRVYHMVPRDSLTKDTMRKISETFLDSETYVTVSK, encoded by the coding sequence ATGACGAAAGCCTTCGGAAATATTCTGCGTATTTTAAGGGTCGCGAGCTCCATGTCTCAATTGGAACTCTCCGTCGAAGCGGGAGTCTCTACAAAACATTTGAGTTTTTTGGAGTCCGGTCGTTCCAAACCGGGGAGGGACGTGATTCTTAAATTATGCGACGTTCTTAAGGTTTCTTCGACTCGAAAGAACGCACTTTTGCTTGCAGGCGGTTTTTCCCCCGAATTCGAAAATACGAATTTTTCTGACGCGAAGGTGATTCCGATTTTAGAAAGGATGACGCAGAATCTAAATCCGGATCCCGCCTTTTCCACGGATGCAAACGGTAAAATTCTAAACGCGAATTTAGGAACGAAATTTCTTCTCCGAAGTCTGAACGGGTTTCCGATTGACTGCGAAGGAAAGAATATTTTCGAGATTGCTTTCGGTCCTTCCGGATTCGGTCCTTATCTTTATAATTACGAATCTCTTTCGATGCGTCTTCTTACATGCAAGCTCATGCAGGAAATTCTTAGCGAAGCCGAAGAGGTCGTTCCTAAGAAAGAAACGGAGGCCCGCTTCGACGATTCGGACACTACTGATTTGGTTCTTCAATTCGAACATAAGAATGGGATTCTTTCTTTCGATTTTCTGCAATTAACCGTCGGTCATCCTTTCGACGTCAATGCCGAATCCCTTAGAGTGTATCATATGGTGCCTCGGGATTCTTTAACCAAAGATACGATGAGGAAAATCTCGGAAACGTTTCTGGATTCTGAAACGTATGTTACGGTTTCCAAATAG
- a CDS encoding SDR family NAD(P)-dependent oxidoreductase, whose translation MKRNQNSFSGKKVFISGGSSGIGKGLALELAGQGASVVISARGKNALEKTVKELRRIGPNDAVYDFVIADVSDVSQVKKAAKKAVSLLNGLDLLICNSGYAKVGKVNDLEESDFRNLMDINFFGHVNVIRAFQDHFIKQGTGDIVLVSSMLATFSIYGYGAYSASKFAITGFAQSLRQEMMLHNVRVKIFLPPTTETPGLIKENEDKPDLVKEIEMGSALNAVHSVEKVCKAFIRWLPKRNFIGYATWDSWLQYFLVRHFPEWTLLIADGELRSAQKRLDQKAQASS comes from the coding sequence ATGAAACGAAATCAGAATTCATTCTCCGGAAAAAAGGTGTTCATTTCGGGAGGTTCATCCGGAATCGGCAAAGGCCTCGCTCTTGAGTTGGCCGGACAAGGTGCGAGTGTCGTGATCTCTGCGAGAGGCAAAAACGCACTTGAAAAAACCGTAAAAGAACTCAGAAGAATCGGACCGAATGACGCAGTCTATGACTTCGTAATCGCCGACGTATCGGACGTTTCGCAAGTAAAGAAGGCGGCAAAAAAGGCCGTTTCGCTTCTTAATGGCTTGGATCTTCTCATCTGTAACAGCGGTTATGCGAAAGTCGGCAAAGTGAACGATCTCGAAGAATCGGATTTCAGAAATTTGATGGATATCAACTTCTTCGGACACGTTAATGTGATTCGCGCATTTCAAGACCATTTCATAAAACAAGGTACGGGAGATATCGTTTTGGTTTCTTCCATGCTTGCCACTTTTTCGATCTACGGTTACGGTGCGTATTCCGCTAGTAAATTTGCGATCACCGGCTTTGCTCAATCCCTTCGTCAGGAAATGATGCTTCACAATGTTCGTGTAAAAATTTTTCTTCCACCGACGACAGAAACGCCGGGTCTTATAAAAGAAAACGAAGACAAACCGGATCTTGTAAAAGAAATCGAAATGGGGTCCGCCCTGAACGCAGTTCATTCTGTGGAAAAAGTTTGCAAAGCTTTCATCCGCTGGCTTCCTAAACGAAACTTTATCGGTTACGCAACGTGGGATTCGTGGCTCCAGTATTTTTTAGTGAGACATTTTCCGGAGTGGACACTGCTCATCGCCGACGGAGAACTACGGTCAGCCCAAAAAAGATTGGATCAAAAGGCACAGGCGAGTTCATGA
- a CDS encoding ABC transporter permease, whose protein sequence is MNLHAIKAIYIFEMSRTWRTLFQSIASPVLSTSLYFVVFGSAIGSRIQKVDGVDYGSFIVPGLIMLSLLTESISNSSFGIYFPKFTGTIYEILAAPISMLEIVIGFVGAAATKSVILGTIMLATASLFVPVRIAHPFVMVLFLLLTSISFSLFGFIIGIWADNFEKLQIIPMLIITPLVFLGGSFYSASMLPPFWQKVTLFNPVLYLVSGFRWSFYEIADVSVGVSLGMVSVFLSVCMFLVWWIFKTGYKIKK, encoded by the coding sequence ATGAATCTTCACGCTATCAAAGCCATTTATATTTTTGAAATGTCTAGAACATGGAGAACGCTCTTTCAGAGTATCGCGTCTCCTGTACTCTCCACCTCACTCTATTTCGTCGTTTTCGGTTCGGCGATCGGATCGAGAATTCAAAAAGTGGACGGAGTCGACTACGGCTCGTTTATCGTTCCCGGTTTGATCATGTTATCGTTGTTAACGGAAAGTATATCAAATTCTTCTTTTGGAATTTACTTTCCTAAATTTACAGGAACCATCTACGAAATTCTTGCGGCTCCGATTTCAATGCTCGAAATCGTGATCGGATTTGTGGGCGCCGCCGCGACGAAGTCCGTGATTTTAGGTACGATTATGCTTGCAACGGCGTCCTTATTTGTTCCAGTAAGAATCGCTCATCCGTTTGTGATGGTTCTCTTTCTTCTATTAACTTCGATTTCTTTTAGCCTTTTCGGATTTATAATAGGGATCTGGGCGGATAATTTTGAAAAACTGCAGATCATTCCGATGTTGATCATCACACCTCTCGTCTTTCTAGGAGGAAGTTTTTATTCAGCAAGTATGTTACCTCCTTTTTGGCAAAAGGTAACCCTCTTCAATCCGGTGCTCTATCTCGTAAGCGGTTTTCGTTGGAGTTTTTATGAAATCGCGGACGTAAGCGTTGGCGTTAGTTTAGGAATGGTTTCCGTATTCTTATCCGTTTGTATGTTTTTGGTTTGGTGGATCTTTAAAACCGGTTATAAAATCAAAAAGTAA